The following coding sequences lie in one Zingiber officinale cultivar Zhangliang chromosome 2B, Zo_v1.1, whole genome shotgun sequence genomic window:
- the LOC122048984 gene encoding homeobox-leucine zipper protein HAT22-like: MAFPFSVPFLFFSHSAGPSSRMADACDTHLALALATPPWPSPRRRQPCSTVLQQEGAAELAAREGDEEEDADVRKKIRLTKEQSAMLEIRFRLQSNLTSKQKQALAKKLNLQPRQVEVWFQNRRARKKLKQTEIDREFLKKRYEELSKENQMLQKELQDMKALELPAAGLSVCPTCGKISGGDAAALV, from the exons ATGGCTTTCCCCTTCTCTGTCCCTTTTTTGTTTTTCTCACACAGCGCAGGACCTAGCAGCAGAATGGCAGACGCCTGCGACACTCACCTTGCTCTTGCGCTAGCTACGCCTCCATGGCCCTCGCCCCGCCGACGGCAGCCTTGTTCCACAGTACTGCAGCAAGAGGGAGCTGCTGAATTAGCAGCGAGAGAAGGCGATGAGGAGGAAGACGCCGACGTGAGGAAGAAAATTAGACTCACCAAAGAGCAGTCTGCCATGTTGGAGATCAGGTTCAGGTTGCAAAGCAATCTTACTTCA AAGCAGAAACAAGCGTTGGCTAAGAAATTGAATCTCCAGCCACGGCAAGTAGAAGTATGGTTCCAGAACAGGAGAGCCAG GAAAAAGCTGAAGCAGACAGAGATAGATCGTGAGTTCCTCAAGAAGCGTTACGAGGAGCTGAGCAAAGAGAACCAGATGCTGCAGAAGGAGTTGCAGGACATGAAAGCCCTGGAGCTGCCGGCGGCCGGCCTCTCAGTTTGCCCGACTTGTGGGAAGATAAGCGGAGGCGATGCAGCTGCCTTGGTATAA